A window of Solea solea chromosome 18, fSolSol10.1, whole genome shotgun sequence contains these coding sequences:
- the zdhhc22 gene encoding palmitoyltransferase ZDHHC22, with the protein MFTRMLKLRLLNAVAPAYFFTATAVTFILHFCFFIPTLFPNPDTSPGGSTTLHTVVFLFLMFNALGNYIMTIKYPAESANETGVPVCSPHCSDMVDAHYLLNGRHFCKLCKKVILKRDHHCFFTGNCIGNKNMRYFIMFCIYTSCTCLYSLVLGVAFLTVEYSLSFENPLTFLTLLPFSTGYFFMGTISGLQLFVVLMLYVWLGIGLVCAGFCCQQVLLVARGQTWCQKQRGQLVDNHSPWRNNLMDVFGTRWILGLILPVQTVETCTDEIDAQKQD; encoded by the exons ATGTTCACCAGGATGTTAAAACTGCGGCTCCTCAACGCTGTAGCACCTGCCTACTTCTTCACAGCTACTGCGGTCACCTTCATCTTACACTTCTGCTTCTTCATCCCAACGTTGTTCCCAAACCCTGACACGTCACCGGGGGGTTCGACGACTCTTCACACGGTGGTTTTTCTGTTCTTGATGTTCAATGCGCTGGGGAATTACATAATGACTATCAAATATCCTGCTGAAAGTGCCAATGAGACGGGGGTGCCGGTGTGCTCCCCGCACTGCTCAGACATGGTGGACGCTCACTACCTCCTGAACGGTCGTCACTTCTGCAAGTTGTGTAAGAAAGTCATTCTCAAGCGGGACCACCACTGCTTTTTCACGGGGAACTGCATCGGCAACAAAAACATGCGCTACTTCATCATGTTCTGCATCTACACGTCGTGCACGTGTTTGTACTCTTTGGTTCTTGGCGTGGCCTTCCTCACAGTGGAGTACTCCCTCTCCTTTGAGAACCCACTCACCTTCCTGACTCTTCTCCCCTTCTCCACAGGCTACTTCTTCATGG GAACAATCTCAGGCTTGCAGCTGTTTGTCGTGCTGATGCTGTACGTGTGGCTGGGCATCGGCCTGGTCTGTGCAGGGTTCTGCTGCCAGCAGGTCCTGCTGGTGGCCCGGGGACAGACCTGGTGTCAGAAGCAGAGAGGGCAGCTTGTGGACAATCACAGCCCCTGGCGAAACAACCTCATGGACGTCTTTGGCACGCGCTGGATCCTCGGCCTCATCCTGCCCGTACAGACTGTGGAGACGTGCACGGATGAGATTGACGCACAGAAACAAGACTGA